From the Elusimicrobiota bacterium genome, the window TACAGTACTTCCTCGCCGGCGGCGTTATTGAGGAGGGTGAACGGGTCGAGGGAAGACTTGGTGAAGTCGTCCGCCTGCTGTATGGAGCCGGCGTTGTTTATGACATAAGTTTCCTGCGCTAACCAAAGCCTGCCGTTTGCGCTGTCATTGTTGCCGATGGCATACGGAGTGGCATTGTAATCCCAAAGGTAAGGATCGCCTTTCTTTTCATAGTTATCGGTCCAGCCGCCGGGACCCGGCGAGGTTGGGCTGAAAACAGTGTCGTAATTCATCTTAGCTGCCCATCTGACATCACTGCCATTCGCGTTCACGGCGGCGCCGGCGACACCGCCCTCATAATATTTAAGTTTTCCGTCGTTTGAGTTGGCGTCTATTATGTTAAGCCTTGCTATTTTGTCCAGACCGTCAGCCGCGCCCACACCGCCGCCTGTCTTCAGAATGCCGGTTATCAGCACATCGTTGTCAGAGCCAAGCATGGAATTCACATCGATCCCCACAATGCCGGTGTTGCTTTTAAGATCGCCGCTGAGAGGGTCTTTTACCGCACCCTGGGCCATAAAGAATATCTCGTCCGCCTTGGTCTTGTTCGCGGTCACTAAAGACATCCAGTCCGCTTTCACGTCGTTGTTGTTGAAAAAGCCGGGCCAGTCCTCTATGCGCTGGGGCAGATCATTGCTAAAGTTCATGGTCATCTGCAGCAAGTCCAGCCGGTCGCTTACGGAGGCGGCCCCGTTGTAGTGAAAGCCTCCACGGTCCAGAGAGGCCGCGGTGTCATTTGTATATACCGGGCGCTTGACCAGGTTTATTATCTGTATCTCGTCCGAGTGAGGCCGCATCATTATCTGCTCAACCCTTACCATATTGCCGTGCACATCCCTGAGCGTTCTGCCGGCTTCAAGGTCGGATTCTTTTACGGTGTTTAGAAAAGTTTTTACCGAACTTTCGCTGTTATTGGTAACAACGGCGTATTCTTTTATCTGGGCCCGGTCGTTCTCCTTGGTCTGAAGCTCTTTCTGCCTTTCCTCCGGCTTAAGGCCCGGGTTCCAGTTCTCAAGGGCCGCCCTTTCCTGTTTCGGGTCCATCAGGGTCACCTTGCCGGCCTTGCCCCTTTCCTCTAATTTCATGTTCTGGCCCTGCGGAATATACAGCTCCGCCGCGCCCTTGGCCGGCGGAACGATAAAGTTAAGTTTTACCTCGCCGTATAACACATTTATGTCCATCTTTCCGCTCTCAGTGGTTTCAAGGGTGAACTCGGTGCCGCGCACGGCGCAGACGGCGGCGGGAGTACGCACCTCAAATCTTTCCTTACGCATAAGGTGCGTCACGCGCAGTTTGATTTTACCGAACACCAGGGCCAGGCGCGAAGTCAGGGTCTGGCGCTGTTCTATTTCAAGGCCGGTGGATTCTTTAAGCCATATCTTGGTTTTGTTAGGCATAAGCGCCACAGCCGAGCCGTTCGCGCCGGTGCGGAGCCCCCCGCCTTCGGGTATTCCCATGTTCTTTGAAGCGGAAACCCACTGGCCCTCACGGGTTCTGCGCACTTCCACCTGACCGTTGAGGGCTATCAGACTGGTCTCTTCGGCCATTATTACTCCCGGCAGCAGTATAAAAAGGAAGAAAGAAATAATTTTCATCATATTAGAGAGTTTAGTAGAAAACAAGCCTTGTGTCAACGAGGCTTTTTTGGGATAATAAAGACTCCGAAAGACTGCTTTTCCCTATGAGAAAAGCCGGTTTGTAACCGGAGTTAAATGTGATTGATGTTACTTGGGCCTCCGGGCGCAAGGCTGACCGCTAGAGTGCCGGTCATTGGCAATAAGAACCGCCTTTGCGGGGAAAAATCGTTTTAAAGCAGGGAGACTTATCATGCAAAAAGTGACTTTGGTTATATTCGCCTCAGTTCTGGCCGGCTGCGCCACAAGCGGCAGGAAAGCCCCTGTTACCGGGGCCTGCCCCCCCTGCCCGGCAGTGATTGTTTCCACCAAAGCGCCGGAAGCTGCGCCCATGATGCTGGCAACCCCGCCAAACCTGCCTTTTTTCACCGACAATGACGACAGGAAAAGCCTGCTGAAAGCGGCCGCCCTGAATATGCAATATTTTGAAGGACTGAAAGGCAATGTACCCGACTATGCCTTCGGCGCCAGGAAAATAACTCCCAGGGAACTG encodes:
- a CDS encoding FecR family protein, with product MMKIISFFLFILLPGVIMAEETSLIALNGQVEVRRTREGQWVSASKNMGIPEGGGLRTGANGSAVALMPNKTKIWLKESTGLEIEQRQTLTSRLALVFGKIKLRVTHLMRKERFEVRTPAAVCAVRGTEFTLETTESGKMDINVLYGEVKLNFIVPPAKGAAELYIPQGQNMKLEERGKAGKVTLMDPKQERAALENWNPGLKPEERQKELQTKENDRAQIKEYAVVTNNSESSVKTFLNTVKESDLEAGRTLRDVHGNMVRVEQIMMRPHSDEIQIINLVKRPVYTNDTAASLDRGGFHYNGAASVSDRLDLLQMTMNFSNDLPQRIEDWPGFFNNNDVKADWMSLVTANKTKADEIFFMAQGAVKDPLSGDLKSNTGIVGIDVNSMLGSDNDVLITGILKTGGGVGAADGLDKIARLNIIDANSNDGKLKYYEGGVAGAAVNANGSDVRWAAKMNYDTVFSPTSPGPGGWTDNYEKKGDPYLWDYNATPYAIGNNDSANGRLWLAQETYVINNAGSIQQADDFTKSSLDPFTLLNNAAGEEVLYIKASNATTPDTWTSNANIYNDISQNDKFAYDGGAGTNIDLVVIPDLMISALQRMLPALTNLNN